Proteins encoded together in one Bos indicus isolate NIAB-ARS_2022 breed Sahiwal x Tharparkar chromosome 3, NIAB-ARS_B.indTharparkar_mat_pri_1.0, whole genome shotgun sequence window:
- the SNAPIN gene encoding SNARE-associated protein Snapin, protein MAGAGSAAVSGAGTPVAGPAGRDLFAEGLLEFLRPAVQQLDSHVHAVRESQVELREQIDNLATELCRINEDQKVALDLDPYVKKLLNARRRVVLVNNILQNAQERLRRLNHSVAKETARRRAMLDSGVYPSGSPSK, encoded by the exons GGCTGGTTCCGCCGCTGTGTCCGGTGCAGGGACGCCCGTGGCGGGGCCCGCAGGCCGCGACCTCTTCGCCGAGGGACTCCTCGAGTTCCTGAGACCGGCTGTGCAGCAGCTTGACTCTCACGTCCACGCCGTCAG AGAGAGCCAAGTAGAGCTCCGGGAACAAATTGACAACCTAGCCACCG AACTGTGCCGTATCAATGAGGATCAGAAAGTGGCCCTGGATCTCGACCCCTATGTGAAGAAGCTCCTTAATGCGCGACGACGAGTCGTCTTGGTCAATAACATCCTACAGAATGCCCAG GAACGGCTGAGAAGGCTAAACCACAGCGTGGCCAAGGAAACAGCCCGAAGGAGAGCAATGTTGGATTCAGGAGTATACCCCTCTGGTTCCCCAAGCAAGTAA